In the Phaseolus vulgaris cultivar G19833 chromosome 7, P. vulgaris v2.0, whole genome shotgun sequence genome, one interval contains:
- the LOC137827694 gene encoding tubby-like F-box protein 8 isoform X2, whose amino-acid sequence MSFRSIVRDVRDGFGSLSRRSFEVRLPGHSRGKSRSSVHELQEQPAVIQNSRWASLPPELLRDVINRLEASESTWPGRKHVVACAAVCKSWREMCKEIVSSPELCGKITFPIALKQPGHRNGTIQCFIKREKSKLTYHLFLCLSPALLVENGKFLLSAKRTRRTTCTEYIISMDADNISRSSSTYIGKLRSNFLGTKFIIYDTQPPYNNAMLSPPGRSRRFSKKVSPKVPSGSYNIGQVTYELNVLGTRGPRRMNCTMYSIPASSLEPNGVVPGQPELLSHPLEDSFRSISFSKSIDNSTRFSSSRFSDIMGTGSEDQEGKVVPLVLKNKSPRWHEQLQCWCLNFRGRVTVASVKNFQLIAATSMTAPAPIGSGPTLSHPPQSSSSDHDKIILQFGKVGKDMFTMDYRYPLSAFQAFAICLTSFDTKLACE is encoded by the exons ATGTCCTTCCGCAGCATAGTTCGTGATGTAAGGGATGGATTTGGAAGCCTATCAAGGAGGAGCTTTGAGGTAAGGCTTCCTGGCCATAGCAGGGGCAAGTCACGCAGTTCGGTCCACGAGTTGCAGGAGCAGCCAGCGGTCATACAGAACAGCCGGTGGGCTAGCCTTCCCCCAGAGCTCCTTCGCGATGTTATTAATAGATTGGAAGCAAGTGAGAGTACATGGCCTGGTCGTAAGCATGTAGTTGCATGTGCTGCTGTGTGCAAGTCCTGGAGAGAAATGTGCAAAGAAATTGTCAGCAGTCCTGAACTCTGTGGGAAGATTACTTTCCCTATCGCCCTGAAGCAG CCTGGGCATAGGAATGGAACCATCCAGTGTTTCATCAAGAGAGAGAAATCTAAGCTGACATACCATCTCTTCCTTTGCCTCAGTCCTG CCCTGCTTGTTGAAAATGGAAAGTTTCTTCTCTCTGCAAAAAGGACCAGAAGAACAACATGCACGGAGTATATTATATCAATGGATGCAGATAACATATCGAGATCTAGTAGTACGTACATTGGAAAACTGAG GTCAAATTTTCTTGGCACAAAGTTTATAATTTATGATACACAACCACCGTACAACAATGCTATGCTGTCCCCACCTGGGCGTAGCCGTAGGTTTTCGAAAAAGGTTTCTCCAAAGGTCCCTAGCGGCAGCTACAACATTGGTCAGGTCACCTATGAGTTGAATGTCCTTGGTACTAGGGGACCCCGAAGGATGAATTGTACAATGTACTCAATTCCTGCATCATCTCTTGAGCCTAATGGCGTTGTCCCAGGGCAGCCAGAGCTCCTTTCCCACCCCCTTGAGGATTCTTTCCGAAGTATCTCCTTCTCAAAATCAATTGACAATTCAACCCGGTTTAGCAGCTCTAGGTTCTCAGACATAATGGGAACCGGCAGTGAAGACCAGGAGGGAAAGGTTGTACCATTAGTTCTGAAGAACAAGTCCCCAAGGTGGCATGAACAGCTTCAGTGTTGGTGCCTTAACTTTAGAGGAAGGGTCACTGTTGCCTCTGTAAAGAATTTTCAGCTGATTGCTGCGACATCGATGACAGCCCCAGCCCCTATAGGATCAGGACCTACACTATCCCACCCACCACAGTCTTCTTCTTCTGACCATGACAAGATCATTCTTCAGTTTGGCAAGGTTGGCAAGGATATGTTTACAATGGACTACCGCTACCCTCTATCTGCATTTCAGGCTTTTGCTATATGCTTGACTAGCTTTGACACAAAATTGGCTTGTGAATAG
- the LOC137827694 gene encoding tubby-like F-box protein 8 isoform X1 — translation MSFRSIVRDVRDGFGSLSRRSFEVRLPGHSRGKSRSSVHELQEQPAVIQNSRWASLPPELLRDVINRLEASESTWPGRKHVVACAAVCKSWREMCKEIVSSPELCGKITFPIALKQPGHRNGTIQCFIKREKSKLTYHLFLCLSPALLVENGKFLLSAKRTRRTTCTEYIISMDADNISRSSSTYIGKLSRSNFLGTKFIIYDTQPPYNNAMLSPPGRSRRFSKKVSPKVPSGSYNIGQVTYELNVLGTRGPRRMNCTMYSIPASSLEPNGVVPGQPELLSHPLEDSFRSISFSKSIDNSTRFSSSRFSDIMGTGSEDQEGKVVPLVLKNKSPRWHEQLQCWCLNFRGRVTVASVKNFQLIAATSMTAPAPIGSGPTLSHPPQSSSSDHDKIILQFGKVGKDMFTMDYRYPLSAFQAFAICLTSFDTKLACE, via the exons ATGTCCTTCCGCAGCATAGTTCGTGATGTAAGGGATGGATTTGGAAGCCTATCAAGGAGGAGCTTTGAGGTAAGGCTTCCTGGCCATAGCAGGGGCAAGTCACGCAGTTCGGTCCACGAGTTGCAGGAGCAGCCAGCGGTCATACAGAACAGCCGGTGGGCTAGCCTTCCCCCAGAGCTCCTTCGCGATGTTATTAATAGATTGGAAGCAAGTGAGAGTACATGGCCTGGTCGTAAGCATGTAGTTGCATGTGCTGCTGTGTGCAAGTCCTGGAGAGAAATGTGCAAAGAAATTGTCAGCAGTCCTGAACTCTGTGGGAAGATTACTTTCCCTATCGCCCTGAAGCAG CCTGGGCATAGGAATGGAACCATCCAGTGTTTCATCAAGAGAGAGAAATCTAAGCTGACATACCATCTCTTCCTTTGCCTCAGTCCTG CCCTGCTTGTTGAAAATGGAAAGTTTCTTCTCTCTGCAAAAAGGACCAGAAGAACAACATGCACGGAGTATATTATATCAATGGATGCAGATAACATATCGAGATCTAGTAGTACGTACATTGGAAAACTGAG CAGGTCAAATTTTCTTGGCACAAAGTTTATAATTTATGATACACAACCACCGTACAACAATGCTATGCTGTCCCCACCTGGGCGTAGCCGTAGGTTTTCGAAAAAGGTTTCTCCAAAGGTCCCTAGCGGCAGCTACAACATTGGTCAGGTCACCTATGAGTTGAATGTCCTTGGTACTAGGGGACCCCGAAGGATGAATTGTACAATGTACTCAATTCCTGCATCATCTCTTGAGCCTAATGGCGTTGTCCCAGGGCAGCCAGAGCTCCTTTCCCACCCCCTTGAGGATTCTTTCCGAAGTATCTCCTTCTCAAAATCAATTGACAATTCAACCCGGTTTAGCAGCTCTAGGTTCTCAGACATAATGGGAACCGGCAGTGAAGACCAGGAGGGAAAGGTTGTACCATTAGTTCTGAAGAACAAGTCCCCAAGGTGGCATGAACAGCTTCAGTGTTGGTGCCTTAACTTTAGAGGAAGGGTCACTGTTGCCTCTGTAAAGAATTTTCAGCTGATTGCTGCGACATCGATGACAGCCCCAGCCCCTATAGGATCAGGACCTACACTATCCCACCCACCACAGTCTTCTTCTTCTGACCATGACAAGATCATTCTTCAGTTTGGCAAGGTTGGCAAGGATATGTTTACAATGGACTACCGCTACCCTCTATCTGCATTTCAGGCTTTTGCTATATGCTTGACTAGCTTTGACACAAAATTGGCTTGTGAATAG
- the LOC137828440 gene encoding uncharacterized protein — protein sequence MLGKARMKVTRPNWISEQAWIGLLDYWNSKKFKEQSIQNKLNRSSTRGGALHSIGRKSHLDIALGLERKFGRPVQPDELFIATHTKKDGLWVDSRAKQTYETYHERLKALQFDNSEGSTSNSQPINPTTKLQCWKDVVGGKSRGRCYGTADLASNIRHGVSSLTQPSILSPSSDYFSHNEQLHQQVMQANERVDQATQIAAQENQNCAMLEDKIKFMEKKLTMMMERQQGDTSTSTSQVHPHCAQSFDDQPLP from the exons ATGCTTGGTAAAGCTAGGATGAAAGTAACTAGACCTAACTGGATTAGTGAACAAGCATGGATTGGTCTCTTGGACTATTGGAATTCGAAAAAGTTCAAAGAACAATCaatccaaaataaattgaataggTCATCGACTCGAGGTGGGGCATTGCACTCTATTGGTCGTAAATCACACCTCGACATTGCATTGGGCCTA GAACGAAAATTTGGCCGGCCGGTTCAACCCGATGAATTATTCATAGCCACACACACTAAGAAGGATGGACTTTGGGTAGATAGTCGTGCCAAACAGACTTAC GAAACCTACCATGAGCGATTGAAAGCCCTCCAATTTGACAACTCTGAAGGATCAACTTCCAACAGCCAACCGATCAATCCAACAACAAAACTTCAATGCTGGAAGGATGTTGTTGGAGGCAAGAGTAGAGGTCGATGTTATGGCACTGCAGACTTGGCTTCCAACATTCGCCATGGAGTGTCTTCCCTAACCCAACCTTCAATACTTTCTCCTTCCAGTGATTACTTTTCTCATAATGAACAACTTCATCAACAAGTGATGCAAGCAAATGAAAGAGTTGATCAAGCAACTCAAATAGCTGCTCAAGAAAATCAAAATTGTGCAATGTTGGAGGATAAAATAAAGTTCATGGAGAAAAAGTTAACCATGATGATGGAGCGACAACAGGGTGACACCTCAACAAGCACAAGTCAGGTTCACCCTCACTGTGCTCAGAGCTTTGATGATCAACCCCTGCCTTGA